taatatagaaaaaacaCTTAAAAACTTTGGGTAATAAAAGCTGTGCATTATTAAatcaatgttattaataatatccgtatatttaatgtttctctCGTGAGCTTCGAAAAGTTGTGATGAGCTaacaatgtttttttttatatattaatcacTGGAAAGTACACACATAGCTAATTCTTTTGTACTAATATAAAGTGttccttctttattttatattgctaaAATTTTTGTCTTGCAAtcgtattacatatatatataaaagtttaattagtaataagtattaaagtaattttattttaaaatggaATGCAATAATGCCATTCGATAGAAATTTAAGGTTTCCTCCTACTCTATGCTCTCTTCGTGTTCTCTGTATTGGATAGTATTATACAGAAGTTCGAGGTGAAAATGTGCaaggatttattattaaaaataaatattgccacCCTCTGTATCCATGATTTACTCGTTTCATTTtgatagtttttttttatgcgATGTTCACCAATACAGGAAATTTAAAATGGAAGAGATTTAGATTAGATTTTCAAATACCTATGAAAGATCAATAATTGGATATTATTGCATTTGATTATAGTTACGAAGTTGTTACCACAAATatagcataaaaatatactcgCTTTTAACGCAAAACTTATATGTCAATTAACCAACACGTGTATTtcagataatttattttcgttaGAAATTTGAAAGGTAGGTAAGTGGTATGAGTTTGGTagcgtaatattaaaatacattaaaaaatatattaagacGGGAAAGAACAAGAAAGCGCGCAATTCTCGTATAAATCATTGCCACTGTGAAAGGAATATGTTTGGTGAATACTAATATacttaaagaaataatttaaagaaatttattgaattattaattgagaGAAATGTTTGGATATGCATGtcaacaatattatacaattacttTATGAAAACTCGCGTTTTTACAATCCAAAAATAGGTAATTATGTATCGTTATTAATAAACTTCTCAAAGCTCATACGAAAACGttaaatctatattaattatttgcaatgTGCACTGATGACAGATGAGTTCGCGAGTTGTTCACTTCTCCTGTTGCCCGCGGTTAACAAATCTCGCTAGATGCGACATATTCTAAACCGCGCAGTATATGCATATCGGAAGGCTGAACGCTACTCCGGATCAGGTTTCGTAGAGCTTTCGTCGTCATGAGCGGGACTATGCCACGTGAGTCGTTCCTCATAAAACTTAATCACGATCTGTGGACACTTTTCATTAGCGATACGTGCAGGTACCAAGTCCGCGTCATCGGTTCCCTTCCATTTCATCAGGAACATCAACTCGCCGCTGGAATCTGTCGCACCGATAATACGTTCGGGCTCTAAATTTCTGTCAAATcctataaaagaaataaatttataaatataccaAGTCAAGGATATTCGTATATTGATATCTTTTATTCTTAACAAATCTGTCGCACCGATATGTTCGGACTCTAAATTTCTGTCAACTCCTATAAAAGAAAggcatttataaatattccaaGTCAAGGGTATTTGTACATTGATCtttgatatctttttcttttaacaaataaagtataaaataagaaatataaaagattttaaaaggAACGTTTCTTCATTTTACCTTCCAGTTTTTTATCCTCAACTGATTTTTTCTTAGCTTGAGTAGGTGTCGGTGTGCTGGTGCTCTTTCGttttttctgttctttt
The Ooceraea biroi isolate clonal line C1 chromosome 4, Obir_v5.4, whole genome shotgun sequence genome window above contains:
- the LOC105285880 gene encoding chromobox protein homolog 1 isoform X1, encoding MSKVKESPHSDNEAEEEFSVEKVLDRRVVKGKVEYFLKWKGYSNDENTWEPEENLDCPDLIAQFEDQRKKKEAAASGKRHEEKEQKKRKSTSTPTPTQAKKKSVEDKKLEGVDRNLESEHIGATDLLRIKDINIRISLTWYIYKFISFIGFDRNLEPERIIGATDSSGELMFLMKWKGTDDADLVPARIANEKCPQIVIKFYEERLTWHSPAHDDESSTKPDPE
- the LOC105285880 gene encoding chromobox protein homolog 1 isoform X2, encoding MSKVKESPHSDNEAEEEFSVEKVLDRRVVKGKVEYFLKWKGYSNDENTWEPEENLDCPDLIAQFEDQRKKKEAAASGKRHEEKEQKKRKSTSTPTPTQAKKKSVEDKKLEGVDRNLESEHIGFDRNLEPERIIGATDSSGELMFLMKWKGTDDADLVPARIANEKCPQIVIKFYEERLTWHSPAHDDESSTKPDPE
- the LOC105285880 gene encoding chromobox protein homolog 1 isoform X3 — translated: MSKVKESPHSDNEAEEEFSVEKVLDRRVVKGKVEYFLKWKGYSNDENTWEPEENLDCPDLIAQFEDQRKKKEAAASGKRHEEKEQKKRKSTSTPTPTQAKKKSVEDKKLEGFDRNLEPERIIGATDSSGELMFLMKWKGTDDADLVPARIANEKCPQIVIKFYEERLTWHSPAHDDESSTKPDPE